One Coffea arabica cultivar ET-39 chromosome 5e, Coffea Arabica ET-39 HiFi, whole genome shotgun sequence DNA segment encodes these proteins:
- the LOC140007044 gene encoding probable disease resistance protein At4g27220, producing the protein MEALGNLAFDKARKYYHLVDNLRSLETKLQRLRNRKTDFESQVKVAERSGTKKRKMEVENWFEEVATVENEFVALKTSIEQGCLLKNAISSGDRVAEMDATVEDLIEQSKHFDGLLLEVFETRGEPREITELFGEMFRKGLETITAWLDTSEILRIGIWGMGGVGKTTLAEHIHNHLLENTQFKVYWISVSQDFTVKRLQGDVAKRLGLDLSDVDDEKVRARRLRDAFKKMEEMVVLMLDDVWEDFCLDSLGIDARNCRLILTTRSLEVCNRMQCQSKFELKTLDTEEAWGLFERTLGSETVLDGDLTDIAKSVAKRCDGLPLGIVTVAGSMKGVNEMCEWRNALEDLKACSVGHDKMEKKVFRILEWSFNRLNKCERNCFLYCCLYPEDSDIKREELIDLFIGAELMSKRESWSKAVDQGQTILNKLIKVCLLEKTTDFMGVDCVKMHDLVRDMALRITHGNSKPESSRDDVPRFLVKSMGKGNSKVTQNWTEDLHAVSFYPQYFEGVEIPPDWSPNCPKLSTLLLSHVIIKEIPDSFFRHMCGLKVLNLSWCAGITKLPNCVSDMVNLTALILRDCGGRDGLQSVPPLGKLKQLRDLDLSCTKIEDLPEGWESLVNLERLNLEQCLTLRQKIIPKGTFSQLHRLQLLLLPPYGSVQVNDPEVLNQLEVFIGCLSFTDFYNIIQWPKDYHVYINDTLTKGPCYDIDAYGCQEKHLYFHQCKLGRGSNNLPDDMESLIIQDCEGMGIRCLSDVFRNFINLSHLSELEIMDLVGIEFFWQLSSASPRDQLEVSSFSPLCGLEELRLTRLPNLVGLFYGELEPYLLPAGTFSCLRELWISECDNMKQLFTVQLLQNFQNLETLQVEDCERLEEIAADGNGGGEGIQLTSSGGGTTMISLPNLRCLSLDILPQLNNICKAAMICDSIEKIAIFGCPKVKRLPLFLPTINGLPSLPSTLRKIRGDKEWWDSLEWGNSCTKNALDPFFTTQLCDPFFC; encoded by the coding sequence ATGGAGGCACTTGGGAATTTGGCATTCGACAAAGCAAGGAAGTATTACCATTTGGTTGATAATCTAAGGTCGCTCGAAACGAAGTTGCAAAGACTACGCAACAGGAAAACTGACTTCGAGTCGCAAGTGAAAGTTGCAGAAAGATCAGgtactaagaaaaggaaaatggaggTTGAGAATTGGTTTGAGGAGGTAGCAACAGTTGAGAATGAATTCGTAGCATTGAAAACGAGTATAGAACAGGGTTGTCTTCTGAAAAATGCAATTAGCAGTGGGGATAGAGTGGCGGAAATGGACGCAACTGTAGAAGACCTTATTGAGCAAAGTAAGCATTTTGATGGGCTTTTGCTTGAGGTTTTTGAGACCAGAGGTGAGCCGCGAGAGATAACAGAATTATTTGGAGAAATGTTTCGCAAAGGTCTGGAAACAATCACAGCATGGTTGGACACCAGTGAGATCTTAAGGATTGGGATCTGGGGGATGGGTGGCGTGGGCAAGACAACATTGGCGGAACACATCCATAATCACCTCCTTGAGAATACTCAATTCAAGGTTTATTGGATTTCTGTCTCCCAAGATTTTACCGTCAAAAGGCTGCAAGGTGACGTTGCTAAACGCTTAGGGCTTGATCTGTCAGACGTGGATGATGAAAAAGTAAGGGCACGTAGGTTGCGTGACGCATTCAAGAAAATGGAGGAAATGGTAGTGCTCATGTTGGATGATGTTTGGGAAGACTTTTGTTTAGACAGCTTAGGGATTGATGCAAGAAATTGCAGACTGATTTTGACTACACGCTCATTAGAAGTGTGCAACCGGATGCAATGCCAAAGCAAATTTGAGTTGAAAACTTTGGACACAGAGGAAGCTTGGGGTTTGTTCGAGCGTACACTTGGCAGCGAGACCGTGCTTGATGGAGATTTGACAGATATTGCCAAGTCCGTTGCGAAAAGGTGTGATGGATTGCCTCTTGGTATTGTCACAGTGGCTGGGAGCATGAAAGGTGTGAACGAGATGTGCGAGTGGAGAAATGCATTGGAAGACTTGAAAGCATGTTCAGTAGGTCACGACAAGATGGAAAAGAAGGTGTTTCGCATCCTGGAATGGAGTTTCAATCGCCTGAATAAATGTGAAAGGAATTGCTTCTTGTATTGCTGTCTTTATCCGGAAGATAGTGATATAAAAAGAGAGGAACTAATTGACCTGTTTATTGGGGCGGAGCTGATGTCAAAACGGGAATCATGGTCAAAAGCAGTTGATCAAGGTCAAACGATATTAAACAAACTGATAAAAGTTTGCTTACTAGAAAAAACTACAGATTTCATGGGGGTTGACTGTGTGAAGATGCATGATTTGGTCAGAGATATGGCATTAAGGATCACGCATGGAAACTCCAAACCAGAGAGCAGCAGAGATGATGTACCACGATTCTTGGTGAAAAGCATGGGAAAGGGAAATTCTAAAGTAACACAAAATTGGACAGAAGATCTCCATGCAGTTTCCTTCTATCCACAATATTTCGAAGGAGTAGAAATTCCACCAGACTGGTCACCAAATTGTCCTAAGCTCTCAACCTTGCTTCTTTCTCATGTTATCATAAAAGAAATCCCAGATTCATTCTTTCGGCACATGTGTGGACTTAAAGTTTTGAATCTATCTTGGTGCGCAGGTATAACAAAGTTGCCTAATTGTGTTTCAGACATGGTGAATCTCACTGCCCTGATTTTGCGGGATTGTGGGGGTAGAGACGGCCTCCAATCTGTGCCACCACTGGGAAAGCTCAAGCAATTGAGGGATTTGGACCTATCATGTACTAAGATTGAGGATTTACCTGAGGGTTGGGAGTCACTGGTCAATCTCGAAAGGCTTAACTTAGAGCAGTGTCTGACTTTAAGACAGAAGATAATACCAAAAGGGACATTTTCCCAATTGCACCGTCTTCAGTTGCTATTATTGCCACCCTATGGTAGCGTACAAGTTAATGATCCAGAAGTGTTGAACCAATTAGAAGTTTTTATAGGATGTTTGTCTTTTACGGACTTCTATAATATTATTCAGTGGCCAAAAGACTATCACGTTTATATCAATGACACCTTAACTAAGGGTCCGTGTTATGATATTGATGCTTATGGGTGCCAGGAGAAACATCTGTATTTCCATCAGTGTAAGCTTGGGAGAGGATCGAACAATCTGCCAGATGATATGGAAAGTCTGATAATCCAGGATTGTGAGGGCATGGGTATTAGGTGCTTGTCAGATGTTTTCaggaattttataaatttaagcCACTTATCTGAATTGGAAATTATGGATTTGGTTGGAATAGAGTTCTTCTGGCAATTGTCCTCAGCTTCTCCACGTGATCAGTTGGAAGTCTCGTCTTTTAGTCCACTCTGTGGTCTCGAAGAGCTACGCCTCACGAGGTTGCCAAATCTGGTTGGTCTTTTTTACGGAGAATTAGAACCATATTTGCTTCCAGCTGGCACCTTTTCTTGCCTTAGAGAATTGTGGATTTCTGAATGTGACAACATGAAGCAGCTATTCACAGTGCAGTTGCTGCAGAACTTTCAAAATCTTGAAACATTACAAGTTGAAGATTGTGAAAGACTGGAGGAGATAGCAGCCGATGGCAATGGAGGAGGAGAAGGCATTCAATTGACTTCAAGTGGAGGAGGCACTACCATGATCAGCCTTCCAAATTTAAGGTGCTTGAGTTTGGATATACTTCCACAACTGAATAACATTTGCAAGGCCGCCATGATCTGCGATTCAATTGAGAAGATTGCAATATTTGGTTGTCCAAAGGTAAAGAGGCTGCCTTTGTTTCTTCCTACCATCAACGGACTACCATCTCTTCCCAGCACTCTTCGTAAGATCAGGGGAGATAAAGAATGGTGGGATTCATTAGAGTGGGGCAATTCTTGTACCAAAAATGCCCTTGACCCATTTTTTACTACACAGCTGTGCGATCCATTTTTTTGTTGA